A window from Macaca thibetana thibetana isolate TM-01 chromosome 7, ASM2454274v1, whole genome shotgun sequence encodes these proteins:
- the LOC126959685 gene encoding LOW QUALITY PROTEIN: prohibitin-2-like (The sequence of the model RefSeq protein was modified relative to this genomic sequence to represent the inferred CDS: substituted 2 bases at 2 genomic stop codons), translating into MAQNLKDLAGRLPTGPRGMGTALKLLLGAGAVAYGVRESVFTVEGGHRAIFFNRIGGVQQDAILAEGLHFRIPWFQYPIIYDIRARPRKISSPTGSKDLQMVNISLRVLSRPNAQELPSMYQCLGLDYXEXVLPSIVNEVLKSVVAKFNASQLITQRAQVSLLIRRELTERAKDFSLILDDVAITELSFSREYTAAVEAKQVAQQEAQRAQFLVEKVRQEQRQKIVQAEGEAEAAKMRGEALSKNPGYIKLRKIRAAQNISKTIATSQNRIYLTADNLVLNLQDESFTRRSDSLIKGKK; encoded by the coding sequence ATGGCCCAGAACTTGAAGGACTTGGCAGGACGGCTGCCCACCGGGCCCCGGGGCATGGGCACGGCGCTGAAGCTGTTGCTGGGGGCTGGCGCCGTGGCGTACGGTGTCCGCGAATCCGTGTTCACTGTGGAAGGCGGGCACAGAGCCATCTTCTTCAATCGGATCGGTGGAGTGCAGCAGGACGCTATCCTGGCCGAGGGCCTTCATTTCAGGATCCCCTGGTTCCAGTACCCCATTATCTATGACATTCGGGCCAGACCTCGAAAAATCTCCTCCCCTACAGGCTCCAAAGACCTACAGATGGTGAACATCTCCCTGCGAGTGCTGTCTCGACCCAATGCTCAGGAGCTTCCTAGCATGTACCAGTGCCTAGGGCTGGACTACTAGGAATGAGTGTTGCCGTCCATTGTCAACGAGGTGCTCAAGAGTGTGGTGGCCAAGTTCAATGCCTCACAGCTGATCACCCAGCGGGCCCAGGTATCCCTGTTGATCCGCCGGGAGCTGACAGAGAGGGCCAAGGACTTCAGCCTCATCCTGGATGACGTGGCCATCACAGAGCTGAGCTTTAGCCGAGAGTACACAGCTGCTGTAGAAGCCAAACAAGTGGCCCAGCAGGAGGCCCAGCGGGCCCAATTCTTGGTAGAAAAAGTGAGGCAGGAACAGCGGCAGAAGATTGTGCAGGCCGAGGGTGAGGCCGAGGCTGCCAAGATGCGTGGAGAAGCACTGAGCAAGAACCCTGGCTACATCAAACTTCGCAAGATCCGAGCAGCCCAGAATATCTCCAAGACGATCGCCACATCACAGAATCGCATTTATCTCACGGCTGACAACCTCGTGCTGAACCTACAGGATGAAAGTTTCACCAGAAGAAGTGACAGCCTCATCAAGGGTAAGAAATGA